GATGTAGATGTATAGGCACACGCCCACCAGTTGCTGGTAAGTGAGCAGGACGTAGTCATTGTCCCGCGAGATCGTTTTCTGCAGCTCCTCGGCCCACAACTTGGCATTGTCTGTGCTGGCCGCCATTATGTTGGAAGCATTCAGATCGACAATCTCCTCGAATCCAATGGCGTAGATATCCACCGGGTGATCGACGTTCTCCGACGGATTGTTCACATCTACAAGCGCTTTGGAGCGGGCAAGGGCGTGGCAGTCGAGCAGCCAATCGGCCAGCGAGTCCTTGAACACAATGCTGCGGAAGTGCTTGCCGCCATTGACATTATAGGTACCCACGGCTACACGGGCCATGCGAGGACGCACATACTCCGTGTACCGCTTGCATAGCTCTCTCAACACAGTGGTGGGCGCATGCAGCATGTTGGATGGCAGCAGGATGCGAGCCCGATCCGCCAGTTCCGAGCTAAGCGTGGATCCCACTAACAGAACGTCAATGGCttcctaaatatttaaaaacggAAGTAATGTAAGAAATATGATTTATCTTTAATGGAAAGTCGCTGCGTACCTGCTTAGAGTTGTCCAGTAGATTATTTTGAATTGTCCTTGCTGCAGATCGCGCACCGTCCATTAACTTGGATCCACCCTGAATGGCCCCGGTGCCGGCGTAGATCTTGCTGACCTCATTTCCGTTGTTGATCCACATCTGGCGGAAGATCTCCTCAAACCGCGAAATGTTCTGCTGTTTGCCGCCCATTTTCAAAGCCTCTAGCTGGATACCGAGCGTGTCAAGCCCGAGATACGTCTGCACACAGTTCGTCCTGTCCAAACAGTCGAGGCAATTCGTGCGCACAACACCGAACTGTTCGCGCAACACCTGACCATTGGACGCGTGGAAGACGCCGTAGTTAGCTCCGCAGGCCACGATCCGTTCCTTGAGCTTGGCCAGAGCCGAGAAGTTGCCGCCGCGACACTCCTGATGATAGTCAAACACCACATGCGGCACATCCTTGTGGGCCGACATGCCGTGATGGCGCTGGAACTCATTGCTCAGCATGGCCTCGCCCTCCTTGCTGCCGACAAGGGAGCTGCCTAGCAGGTTCACCACCGTCTGGTAGCCATAACGTTGCCTCATCATGCTCATGTGCCGATCAAAGGCAGCGGCCGATGTCTCGAATCCTCGCGACAGCTTCACCTTGTGCGAACCGACCTGGACGCCCGGCTGTTCCCAAAAGAGCGGCACCGATCCTCGCGTCTGCACATAACTGGTAACGTCGCCGTCCACGTAGATAACCTGCTCGGTTTCCACGAAGTTTGCCACATAGCCCTCATCGTTGGTACCGCGAACATTGAACCGCGTGCCAGCCCGTTCGCAGCTCAGCCGGGAGATGATGGCCGCACGGGCCTGTTTGGCACCGATGTAGACGGTGCGCACCTCCACAGAGCCGCACATGGCCTGCAGCAACCAGGACTGGCAATCGATACCGAAGCGCATCAGGTGGATGTGCATCATGCGGTTCCAGAAGAAACGATTGTCGGTCTCCTGCGTTTGCTGACGTCGCTGGGCGCAAAGCGTGATATCGAACCGGTACGATGAGGCGCCGGATGCCGACGCACTGGCGTTGGTGTGGGCAAAGTAGAAGGTGCCCGAGTTTAGTAGCTTGCGAACCTCGCTGATCTTGTCCTCGTTGGGCGCCGCATTCTGCAGCGAGACGAAAGTGGTTTGCGTGATCCGGAAGATCTCGATGTCGCCGATCTTGCCCATGGACACGCAGCCGGTGACCAGCACCAGGAACAGCACGGTGCTCTCGCCGGCATTCAGCTGGAGGGCACCCAGACATCCGTAGGCGTCGCAGACCTTGGTGTACTGCTTCCGGATCACATCCGTCTCCTGCTGGGTGAGCAGGGCCACCGCATGCGACTCGAACAGGATGCTGTCGCTCTTGTTCCGATGCTCCAGTAGTACGCTGTGCGGCGAGGGGGCAATGGACTTCTCCAGCACGCGGATCACCTTGGACATGGCCATCTTGCTGGGATCTCTCTGCCTTTTGTGTTGTTGGGAGTCGAGTAGTGTGATTCGTCCTTACTGTCTGCAGTTCAAGTTTTGTGGCCAGCAGCACAAAGCTAAGACATCTGTGGGTGGGGAAATACCATTTAATTGTGGGTGTATTTCACAAGTTACTTTGTAGTAGGGTGTATCAGTTGCATAACTAAGAAGATCCATTCTTATCTACAATGCACATATGTTTTAATGAGAatagttttcctttttaaagtttaagtgcaatattgaaattctattgcAATCTTAAAAGCTCGGGACACATTAGCATTCAATTTATGAGCAGCATTTTTAAACTTGTTTATCATAATATTTTCTCTAccaagtacatatgtataatgtTCTTAGCAAAcacattatttgtttttagcttttaaaatgttttaagaaatatttgcatgaGTGTTTACTGAAAGTCTTGCTAAGCAATGTAGGCACTTCTACTCAATTTTGTGATAAACTTTAACTCGCActtagtaataaataaaatgagctCAAATTTGCAGTTCATTTTTTACCACAAAGTAGATGATTCCTTGAATTACGTTTGAACAAAGTGAGTGAATATGGGAAACTGTAGCTAGCACAACAGACACTTTGAACCAAAATGGCACTAAAATTTCGGGCGCCTGTTAAAAATCAATAGGCAActtttaaacataaacaaaccgAAAAGCGGAGGAATTTGTCCAATATTTTCCGCCTCCCACTCAAgttcacgcacacacacgcacaggcAGCACTCACATGCACCGGCGACAGCTgtgctctctctcgctctctcacACTCTCTgcttgtgcgtgtgtgtgcgtgtgtaagTGActgataaacattttttgtgcaTTCTATGGATTTTTCACGAGCAATTTGCACAGGCTTTCGACCGTTTTTTAAGGCAGCCAACTAGCGGCGT
This sequence is a window from Drosophila teissieri strain GT53w chromosome 2R, Prin_Dtei_1.1, whole genome shotgun sequence. Protein-coding genes within it:
- the LOC122613580 gene encoding synaptojanin-1; the encoded protein is MAMSKVIRVLEKSIAPSPHSVLLEHRNKSDSILFESHAVALLTQQETDVIRKQYTKVCDAYGCLGALQLNAGESTVLFLVLVTGCVSMGKIGDIEIFRITQTTFVSLQNAAPNEDKISEVRKLLNSGTFYFAHTNASASASGASSYRFDITLCAQRRQQTQETDNRFFWNRMMHIHLMRFGIDCQSWLLQAMCGSVEVRTVYIGAKQARAAIISRLSCERAGTRFNVRGTNDEGYVANFVETEQVIYVDGDVTSYVQTRGSVPLFWEQPGVQVGSHKVKLSRGFETSAAAFDRHMSMMRQRYGYQTVVNLLGSSLVGSKEGEAMLSNEFQRHHGMSAHKDVPHVVFDYHQECRGGNFSALAKLKERIVACGANYGVFHASNGQVLREQFGVVRTNCLDCLDRTNCVQTYLGLDTLGIQLEALKMGGKQQNISRFEEIFRQMWINNGNEVSKIYAGTGAIQGGSKLMDGARSAARTIQNNLLDNSKQEAIDVLLVGSTLSSELADRARILLPSNMLHAPTTVLRELCKRYTEYVRPRMARVAVGTYNVNGGKHFRSIVFKDSLADWLLDCHALARSKALVDVNNPSENVDHPVDIYAIGFEEIVDLNASNIMAASTDNAKLWAEELQKTISRDNDYVLLTYQQLVGVCLYIYIRPEHAPHIRDVAIDCVKTGLGGATGNKGACAIRFVLHGTSMCFVCAHFAAGQSQVAERNADYAEITRKLAFPMGRTLKSHDWVFWCGDFNYRIDMEKDELKECVRNGDLTTVLEFDQLRKEQEAGNVFGEFLEGEVTFDPTYKYDLFSDDYDTSEKQRAPAWTDRVLWRRRKALAEGDFAASAWNPGKLIHYGRSELKQSDHRPVIAIIDAEIMEIDQQRRRAVFEQVIRDLGPPDSTIVVHVLESSATGDEDGPTIYDENVMSALITELSKMGEVTLVRYVEDTMWVTFRDGESALNASTKKSIQVCGLDLILELKSSDWQHLVDSEIELCTTNTIPLCANPVEHAQLLQAITPELPQRPKQPPTRPPARPPMPMSPKNSPRHLPHVGVISIVPKPAKPPMPPQPQSQPLIPSPLQPQAAPPRPPAMDTTPSSKSQSPTELVSASSSTTSSGKTSPTAPAVLSGPPTPPRQVQSKQATPVSTPTRQVGSPKDQIPPDTAYETASNIYEEIQEDVPAPRHPPPAAPPPVIGAPMGPPPPLPNRRGPPPIPNRSGNAPPLPTRPANN